ATAGGTTTTAATCCACTTTCTAAAGCCATTTCATAAAATTCAATTGCACCAAAGAGATTGCCATGGTCAGTCATAGCTACAGCTGGCATATGATATTCCTTTGCCTTTGCCATTAAATCCGTAAGGCGAATAGCACCATCTAAAAGGCTATATTGAGTATGGACATGAAGATGTACAAATTCAGCCATATCTTTCACTCCCATTCAATAGTACTAGGTGGTTTAGAAGAAACATCATAAACTACACGATTTACTCCTTTTACTTCATTAATAATTCGATTAGCTATTTGAGCAATTAAATTATAAGGAATTTTTGCCCAATCAGCAGTCATACCATCTAAACTTTCTACTATTCTTAAAGCAATAACATGTTCATAAGTGCGTTGATCTCCCATTACTCCTACTGTTTTAATAGGCAATAATATAGCAAATGACTGCCACACTTTATTATACATCTTTGCCTTATGCATTTCTTCTATAACAATTTTATCTGCTGCTCTTAAAATAGTTAAACGTTCTGGAGTTACTTCACCAATAATGCGGATAGCCAAACCTGGCCCAGGAAATGGCTGACGGTGAATAAGAAATTCAGGTAAACCCAATTGATGACCAAGTTCACGAACCTCATCTTTAAATAATTCTCTCAATGGCTCAATAAGTTTTAAAGACATCCTTTCTGGTAATCCAGCTACATTATGATGAGATTTAATTCTAGCTGCTGGACCTTTAAAAGAAACACTTTCAATAACATCAGGATAAAGAGTACCTTGGGCTAAAAAATCTACTTTACCTATTTTTTTTGCTTCTCTTTCAAGGACTTCAATAAATAAGTTCCCAATAATTTGTCTCTTTTCTTCTGGATCTGTTATACCTTTTAAAGCAGAAAGAAATTCATTAGAGGCATCTACATAATAAAAATTAAGAGGGAATTCTTGTGTAAATACTTTTTTTACTTCTTCTGCCTCTCCCTCTCGTAGAAGACCATTGTTAATAAAAATAGCATGAAGTTGTTTCCCAACAGCCTTATGTAAAAGGGCGGCTGTTACTGCAGAATCTACGCCTCCACTTAAGGCACAAATTACTTTACTTTTTCCTATAGTTTCTTTCAATTTAGGTATTACTCGTTCAATAAAGGAACCTATTGACCATTTTTGCTCACAATGACAGATTCGAAATAAAAAATTATGTAGTATTTCTTTTCCTTGAGGGGTATGAACTACTTCAGGATGAAATTGAA
This genomic window from Candidatus Desulfofervidus auxilii contains:
- the guaA gene encoding glutamine-hydrolyzing GMP synthase yields the protein MDKILILDFGSQYTQLIARRIRELGVYSEIQPYDYSIEKIKQFNPKGIILSGGPASVLAPDAPTCDKEVFSLNIPILGICYGLQLIAFLLGGKIESGEKREYGLATIQILKETKLFYGLPLNNEVKVWMSHGDTVTKLPDGFLLLATSKNSSVAAMANEEKKIYGVQFHPEVVHTPQGKEILHNFLFRICHCEQKWSIGSFIERVIPKLKETIGKSKVICALSGGVDSAVTAALLHKAVGKQLHAIFINNGLLREGEAEEVKKVFTQEFPLNFYYVDASNEFLSALKGITDPEEKRQIIGNLFIEVLEREAKKIGKVDFLAQGTLYPDVIESVSFKGPAARIKSHHNVAGLPERMSLKLIEPLRELFKDEVRELGHQLGLPEFLIHRQPFPGPGLAIRIIGEVTPERLTILRAADKIVIEEMHKAKMYNKVWQSFAILLPIKTVGVMGDQRTYEHVIALRIVESLDGMTADWAKIPYNLIAQIANRIINEVKGVNRVVYDVSSKPPSTIEWE